tttggTATCAGCTTAATGTATAGCAtactaattttcaatttaatttgtgtgttgatattgtttaattttaaatttcagatTTTAGGCATATGCTTTGCTCAAAATCTTCGTGCTGACATATTTGCGCAAAAAGGCAAGTGGCACTAGATGGAATGAACAAAcaagattataaatatatacatttttttaagaggTTTTTAgcctaatcaatattttttcataactaAAATAGTGATAAAAAGATTGTAGTCCAACTATTTAGTGATTAATTGAACATGcttctatgattttttttggttCTCGATAAAGTTTGATTGGCAATTTTCATAACAATGTATCCTTAATACCCTATTATAcatcacacactcacacataaCAAAATTAGATTATagacaccatattatattattattttttttaagaaaaaactaactatacataattgtataaatatgtgTGAATTCTCtcgtaaattacattttgtgttTACGACTGAAGTCAAATTTCCTATAATTTGAACGCACAGTTatggttttggtttttatttttttaattcttgtttatTCTTCCTCATTAAGATATTCTTTGCTAAACCAAAATTACAACTCTTGTTATTTCTGTATTATGTTTCATTATTTACCAAACTTAGATCTctcttagtatatttttttgtttttttgttttttccattataatacaatttaatttttaattttgctcAAAATATCtcgaaagtattattttataaatgggtatgtaaattgtattagatTTGTGCCaaacaaattatagtattaatatgcAGTTTATTTTCAACGTATTTTTCTAAGTTAAGTTCCTACTAGTACTATTTACataacctaaaattaaattatgcttAATTTCAcaattatactaataaagtaataaataataactttacaaTACACGTATTACTAACTCAACTAACAAATTTAATCTATACAacattccataatattatatgcattttttgtaaaaattcaaaaatattattacaatgaataAATGATCtgtagttttttaataatattgttttaatttcaattacacACTTAGCATTTATAACTCTATTCATTGGCAGCGGTTTGTGTAGTTAGGTTAGTGACTGGGACACAAAGATTTTTCCCCATCATAACtatactgaaaatataataatattcatttgtaCCACAAAACAATATTGTTCTGTTATAATTACGGATGACCAAGACCACGAGAACGAACCCCCGAAATCCAGGAATTGTTTGTTAAGTCTGCTATTATGTCCTATCAGATGTAAATCGTAAAAGttcagtataattttataaagaatTATAAGTAACGAACAAGTTATTCGTGTAATGTGTCTTGACGATTTCGATCGTAACGATTATACCTTTGAGTTCGGTACATGGTGCTTAATTTTAACGTGCAATACTGCTGAATTATCgtaattttgacttatttttaaaaatatatatttatacctcatAATGAAACTATAACTTCattacaatatgtcaatatgtaTTACCAAGTATTGCAGTTGAAAAACCATATTCGTATTTAAAACGTTATAGAAGCAGAGTATACGAAATTTGGCAAGCTAAGTGGAAGAATATTTAAGACAACTTTAGGCCTACAACTGCTATAGAGGATTTGAGTGTCTGTGATAATTTAATGTACCCAAAAATGTACGAATTACTAAAAATACCAGCTATAATACCAGTATCCACCAGCTGAACGCAGCTTTTCGACATTTGAAGACTCAAAACGTATTTAAGAAATACAACTTCAGAATCCAGACTAGTGGGACTTGCACTTTTAGCTATTCATAGAGACATTGACATACcagatgatattttatttgacaaatTTGCCAACAGTGGcaaagaaagaaatttaaatttaatatgttttgtcatattattattattattatatatattatttcgttttttgaaaacataaaaaatcataacaaaaattaaaattgtgtactaATTTTCTAATTCTTAATTTTATGGCTACAgacccccacccccccccccaaaaaaaagtaaataataaacctatactttttttttttgttcttaagCCCAGCATCTATGGCCATTAACTGTATTGGTTTTGTACGTTTTTAATGTcggtagggggggggggaacaCGTGTTGGGTTTGGCAGTTTTTGAtagggcacccgtaggtatatGCCATGCCCGGAtgagggatggcggcacttgttctccggtcactgtgacttgcccgaagaaaaatgccgcccgtgaccaAGGAATTGAGCTGGCGTCGGCTATGTCGCAACCAACGCCTTAGACCGCTCggatacctacctaaatataattattagttacacAATAGATactgataacattttatattttaatttaatttaagttattcataaattattttcttactcAATATTTTGGGTAGGGCATGCTATGCTTGTATGCCCCTTACCACCTTACCTAATTTTTAACGCTTTATTAAACAAACCATAATGGTACCATGAATTCCTTTACTACATTCATGTTAAGAAGGAACATCAGCGGACAATTTGTGCACAGCGGAGTGGCTTAACCACACAGATGGTCAAAGTTGACAAATAAGTGTTATAAAACTGATCATCGCTGAGGTTCCTTAACGTAAatggaatattatacatactttacTATAACTAGTACACAGTTTTTTTAACTGTCCATTCAATGAACTCTCAAAAGATAAATTTAAggatttataatgaaataaataattctgcATGATTCTCTTAGATATAGTATTTGtcaatatatcaaatattctGTGGCCCTTGAGgtgattttaaattgtatttgaggcttataacttgaaaaatacttgtaatttatttttattcccttAGACATTCAACTGtaatcagtaaaaataaaaaacattttattagtgacaacaaaataactattgtttacacatatttattttaatgtgtatagaATTGTTCaacttgataaattaaaaaaaattccattaaCATAGGTACTtggctatattaaaataaaatagaagatTTTAAATGGGAATTcttgaaaatataacattaagttCTAACTTAtctttaagttataaaaaaaaaaaataaaataatatagtgaaaaagctttaattttaaaataaaacaagtattGAATGTTTAAACCcaacatttaaacaaataaatactaactaaattaacttaaattaacatattatttttgcctctataatcaaatattccactattacaaaataatttaaacaaataaataatgaaaaatttcaaaattaataagttaattattaacataaacggatgaaaacaaattttaagataactattaatacattttaccactctgaaatagaaaaaaaatgctgttttatgaaattttatttagttactaacatttaagtattttataattgataaactgatattttaatttgtaaggcATAACTGCCacatataatcaaaaaataaaataattgaaaacatatACAATAGGATAAAAGTTCTTTTTTGAACACTTGTCATCCTTATCCATAGTATAATAGTTAAacaccatttttattttcaggggCATGCCATGTGAGTCTTTCTTCATAGAACTTGATAACAACTTGAGGGCACATTAAATTAGCCTCTTTAGCTGATATTAAATCAGCTTCTTCTATCCCCTTCCATTTCAATAAAAACATCAATTGGCCACTGGAATCCGTCGCACCAATAATTTTTTCTGCCACTTTCTCCGCTGAAGAAGTTTCAGTAACATCATTATTTTCCTTTTCTTCTGACACACTGTTCTCATCATCTTCATCCTCatcttcatcatcatcatcatcgtcgtcgtcatcgtcgtcgtcatcgtcatcaGCCTTATCATTTTCGACCAGGTCAGCCTTGTCGGACTTATCAGTCTTTTCAGCCTTTTTCTTTGGTTGAGGAGAAGAAGTCTTCCTAAGTTCTTTGGATGCACCGGATGGACCACCAGACGGTCCAGCTTCTGATGATGCACAACTATTAACTGTTGAATTGGAAAAAGTACGTTTACGACCACGCTCAGtttgatcttttttttttttctccttaTCCTTAATTTCTTTTTGTTTCAGTTTTTCCTCAAAATCTCTAATTAACTCTTCGCAATCAAGATTTTCTTCTGGTTCCCAAGTATTATCTACATCATCGTAACCATTccatttaagaaaatattctaCTTTGTTATTTCTAGTCCGTTTATCTAAGATTTTTTCTACAGAATATTCCTCTTCTTGCTCTTCGGCATCAGAACCAGATTCTATGTTGTTCTCAACAACTTCTTTTCCTCtggaataaaaatacattaatatgttattaaggtacattaatatgtaataatatatcaaaatagatatatcatttatttaaaatgtttgctgCAGATGACACCAAAAACTATCATGTAAATTGTTATCCGTGGGCTATTACTTTACAACTTTGTCAGCATAACAACTaaactatttgtttttgataCACTTCACCAATTGAAaagcattatttcaaataaaagttgaaatcatagggacataaatatttttattttttaattaccttaagtatattttgttttaaaaaaaaaaaaacaattaagtataataaaccacaggcggaaaaatataaaacatttaaagttaaatattgcTTTTGATTATTGATTACACCATTTTAGTTAGGTACAATTGTTTGttgtttaaatagttaatattatgtagctagGTACATttgtattgatataaaaataaaaattatttaaaaccttaaaatgaaaatcatacagcacttttaacaaaataaatgccTAAGCTAATGATCGCCGAAAAATTAGTTTGTCAAAAGGATAGGAATCCGATAATTTCTATTCAGATctcagacataatattatcatcccaTAAAAATATGGCAGtgacacactatattatattatatagtataggggAACAAGAAAACGAATAAGCacgttaatgtttataattaattgggTATTTAACTAGCAGCAGATCTATGGGAACGCATTTCAATGTAATCGTGAATCGCCGTTCAAAAGACAAGCTAAAGTAacaaatgtttttcaaaaaataattaatttttttgtttgtctgATATAATCAAAGTTCATTGCGACGATCGGTCGTGTAATAATTGGTCGATTCTTACAGTTGTGTATTGACACAAACGAGAACGCGTATTAAGTTGAAATTCTGAAAACCAACGCAAGCGGGCGGTAATGAACACAACCGGCCGGACACGGACGCGCGCGAACAGGTTGGCGGCGGCAACGTTGCGTATTCTCATACTAAATTCTGCTTCTGGCTACACGCAGTGTAAGACACTAAGATATGAAAATTAGGTAAACAATAGACAGTTGAGAGGTACGCGATCGGAATTCCATTTATTCATCGTATAATCCCCTAAATAGTTttagtgatttattattttcacagtCAAACATTTTTCTGTAACCACTGTAAAATATGAACGATGGCGATGATTGCAGCCAAATTGATCAATGGTGTACGAGATAcgtttttaatggttttatttgatttcgTGAAAATTTACACAGGTCACGGCCGGCCACGCTTCGTCTCGACGATAATATGGGAACAACGAGCGTAAACAATGAAAACCGCGGGTAAAAGACTAACGAAAGGTTGGTGCATgtgcataaatattaattgttactaACCTGGAAGACATAATGAAGGTTTGCGAATGAAACTACCGGAAATCTGTAAAGTGTCGGGAAATACAAATCAACCGCACGGCGGGATCCGCGAAAAATGAAGTGCGTGACCACTGGAACAACGGCGACAGCTTCGGCGGTAATGCAATGTGGTCGGGCGTTCGGCACCGGTACATACACGACAATGATCAAACAAGAATTAACAAACAACTAAACAAAGTAACAACGACGCTGAATGGTTGAAAATAAATTAGGATAGTGGTGGACGTCAGTGTGTTCCCGACGGGAAAAAATACAGTTGTATGCGTGCAGGCAATGTTGGCAATGGCTGTCTGCCACTAACGTGAAAGCtccatatatacctataaactagTTATCTATGGAAAGCGCCGTGAACCCATAGAGTACTCTATGCGTGAACCTAAGGTCAGTattccatagataatataagaatattatctatgcAGTATTCCTATTCTATGGGTCAATGAATGCAGAAAGGCAACTTCACAGCATGAAcgacaacaataatttacagaCCACAGCGCAGAGCCGTCTTTTTCATTCCTGTTGCATACGCATTAAATTCATTGGGGCTCCTGACGCATGCGCAATAAATTCAACTGTGCCGAACGGCCAGACCAAATCGGCTTCAAGCGAGGACCACGCGTGATGATATTAGCTCTATTAGTATGTATTACTAGAGCCGGGAACAAACGCACCGTTGCGCATCGCGTGGAGTATGGAGTGTTATTGGGAAGACAGATTAACACTGGGAGCGCTGTCGATGCTTATCGTACTGATGGTTAGGCGGGTTCCCCCCTACGTGGAGTCGGGACTCAAGTCGGAAGATTATACTTTTAAGATAATCTGCTTCCCCAATATACGGTATATAATGTCTATAACCATGGTCTAGGTCTAAAGAATAGCCCCGATTGCGCTATTTTACTTGCTCGGTTTCTCACAGTAGCCGGCTACAACAACTAGCCTATACTATTCTTTAATCTATGGTGATTGCTGAGCAATGATCGTAATATCGTGTTTTCCTTTGTTCGGTGATCCACACTTCTGCGAAAATCACACCAAATTGTgcatagttaaaaacaaaaaccataaatattaacattggCGCAACCATGAAGGGCTTAGCGCCCCTGACTGAGATTtagccccccaaaaaaaaaaaatcccttattgatttagatataggTAAGTCCCCTAtgggttatttaaaataaatagttttgttaggtggGCTGTAACCCCCAAGAATTGTAACCCTACTGGCTACTTGTGcctatatgaatattaaatacgtaattattgtatttatcatatttcTTACGAGTTTCAAACGAATATAacgaattataaataaacttgtACCTATTAGTTTACTAAACTGTCTGGTATTTGATTTAGATTTTCTCATTATAttgacttatttatttaataggtaagtCGTAAGTACTAAGTACATCACTAATCActgtataaaacaattttccgTCACCATACCACTTGAACCCGCCAGCCTTATATGGTCCGtctattagtacctataaagTCTAgtctatgattataatattacacaatattatacctatattattataatagtataagttCAATTTACGgactattttataactatattttaactatagaaGGAACTGAAATCGATTAGCCTGGTGgacctaacattttttttaacccaatattgaatattataataaaaaataacgtacAAAAGACAGCCCAATTcaatatttagctcttgtaagttaggtatttcagttaaaagaattaatgcatattatactaaagttTAGAGGACTATAGTTAATAACATAGTGAaccaaaattgataattttactgTCAttatgttcagaaaaaaagctttaccagaactcataaaaaaatatggtggttaccatttaaaaataaagtcgattttattattggtacaactatgtgtttaaaaatgttgaatatgttataaaaaattgagAAACATGTCTAACGAAAttccataattattaaaaaaaaaaagccgcgtacaatgacataagatacatcctgtatattttttgtatagtaaaaaattattcaataatataaagtcgttaatatgtaatgatacaattattttgaagttaaagttgaaagggGGCCATTAAGTGTATGG
The Metopolophium dirhodum isolate CAU chromosome 7, ASM1992520v1, whole genome shotgun sequence DNA segment above includes these coding regions:
- the LOC132949613 gene encoding chromobox protein homolog 1-like; this translates as MSSRGKEVVENNIESGSDAEEQEEEYSVEKILDKRTRNNKVEYFLKWNGYDDVDNTWEPEENLDCEELIRDFEEKLKQKEIKDKEKKKKDQTERGRKRTFSNSTVNSCASSEAGPSGGPSGASKELRKTSSPQPKKKAEKTDKSDKADLVENDKADDDDDDDDDDDDDDDEDEDEDDENSVSEEKENNDVTETSSAEKVAEKIIGATDSSGQLMFLLKWKGIEEADLISAKEANLMCPQVVIKFYEERLTWHAPENKNGV